The genomic DNA ggaagtctcacttcgcttcttcttaagatcttccaggtacaccttgcagttcctcttccagtgcccggtctgaccgcagtggaagcaagtagcatccttggcgacccctcctttaggcttcagtgccttgcctttgcccttggcttgggactttcctttgcctttgggcttgcccttgcccttgtgtttctgaactatcagaacagagtggggctttgccttcttaaggttcagctcaacagttctcaacatgctaagcagctcgggcagtggcttgtcaatttcgttcatattgtagtttagaacgaattgactatagctatccggcaaggattgcaagatcaggtcagtggccagctctcggccaagcgggaatcctaatctctgtaggttttctatgtactcaatcattttgagtatatatgggcctacgtgagccccatctgacatcttgcactgaaatagtgcccttgagatctcaaatttctcatgtcgcgcttgtccttgatacagttgacgaagatgttcaaccatatcgtaagcgcccatcaactcgtgttgcttctaaagctcagagttcatggttgtgagcattatacaggacacatctaatgcgtcatcttgatgcttcttgtaagcatctcggtcagctcgcgtagcagtggcaagaggagcctccggaatgggctactccagaacgtacagtttacgttcctgggtgagaactattcttaaattcctgtaccagtccaggaaatttactccgttgagcttgtccttctcaaggatagaacgcagggagaaagagttcgtattcgacgtcatggttatctacaatagaaaaatatagaaaataaatattatattcttttaaatcatttaattaggcctttaactaaatgatgctcgcactgaattctataattcatgtgggacaagatccacatcatactacgccttgagttagctttggctaatatggccaagatttagtatgatcggtaggtaacgatttaccaattacatctctatgcaactcttgtttataggatcattatccgcagttatattaaaacttgagttagctttggctaatacgcccaagaattaatataaatgtgatttatgtcctatctttccaaccgttggaaaaatgcctatagttgtactcgatccaaccgagttaactaggaatactcaatctaattgagtttgtactcgcccatgagttgataagcgggaccaagattgtccctccgtaccctaccaagataatatgtgttgctctactttggcatattcaacaacaaatgtgatcgaggtagtgataggtatcacagcacggtaggcattagagttgatgcgattgagatctaatctaatcgagagggtgcatcttgtacacgatttagatctaatataatcattaggcactaattaattactaatcatgcatcacatacacacaagcaattaattaaatttatttgtgattagtcatggcgctactacgatcttctcaagccaatgagaagatcggatggtcaacctaaggtcaacagcttctcaagcttctccctttgaccaccttgtgttgctcgcgctctcctcgtaactccgtctcgagtggaccttccacagctccaattttgtacattacaattttgaaactcgagttacattcgagtctaaactaatttacaacaagaataaatggagaaaggcatgacgcgcaggtcatgtatcaaatatacagcacacacaatacaaatgacgacgcgcaggccgtaatatgaattacaacacaaatatacaaatccaattgggtctttttgggccatgactatcacaaattatacataattctaaattatgtaatttccataattttctgtaattttaataccaatttttataatttttacgagtaaaaattcccggcggtcccgtttagcggttttcgggcgcaatcgcggaatgaatccccttacggggccaggggcagcgcccctacccgcgatctaatcaTCGTGAGTggccctaagcgatcctacagtgccttattccactgtcccaaaaatttttggggcgaaaccatgccgtttcggaaaaaacttctcggtagttgaagcctacaagtgtcgaaacacttgtgcttcgcttctacgagaaaaatacccataaaaactctaaaaatcataaaattacaaaatgttacagaatctatatttttcataaaaatacaaactaaactcgtacaagttttcgcacgtggctctgataccactgttgggtttttcaggccgcgaaaaccgctttttcgcgttacagaaaccccgaaaccccgccaccggatccgtgcgaagaataaaactttcaaaaaactacgagtacgggTTGACCATCCtgtagatctacactagaactatgtgttaaagagttttaccctcgtagcgtgcccttcgcgagtcccgtttgtccaaggagatggcggatctcaagttgtcaaggtagacaactctctatgcgtatccacacgaacaaatcgatggagggagaaccttagagtgtgctggcactccaagaaggtctcggaaagatgaggagaggaagagcaagaagagagagctctaggtgGAAGAAGAGTTGAATGaatcaattgaatgaaaaattcattccccaTTCAttttgtgtggtcggccacaattgtaactcctttacaattaatgtggcctgccacattaaatgggaaagaggtttgtaacctccatgatgtggtacacacatgtgctaaacatgatgatgtggcacatcatcattggccacttaatgccaactcacaagtgaggtggcaaatagtcaagtcaaacttgactcttcctcttcctctcaagtcaagtcaaacttgacttaatctctctcatggttgatctaatccaaccatttaattcaatccaatttaatataatgaatctaattcatttaattaaattgattcaatgagtcataatctaaattagactcattgaacacatgaatcaatttgagtccaactcaattagcccaattaggattactcttaatccaatttgattcatcacatgaatctaatcactacaagaaaaaccctcatagacatcggtggaacaacaacggttttaagaaaaaatcgatgtctttgagtattttacaccggtttgtTCAAAAACCGGTGtttatgagcgcagattttcggtcatagacattggtttttttagccgatgtctatgagctcctttttttcattaatagacatcgattttaaccgcggtttctaaaaccggtgtctatgaaccaaaattttGGCAGACTTTCGTAGCGTCCTttcttttggccttctcctcggcCACCATAAATCGAAACCCTAATCCTCTGCATCCTCCTTTTAGGAGATACCATTTGAAAGACGAGCAATGGATCTCTCGACGGCGATGTGGATGGCAGCCGTCGTTGGCGCTATCGCGGTCTACTGGTTTGTGTGGGTGATGGGCTCGGCGGAAGTGAAAGGCAAACGGGTAGTGAACCTTTAGATGGGATTGATCATGCGGGATAAGGTGCAGGACAAGTACAAGCAGTACTTGTCCTTCTTTCTCCACTCCAAGGAGGGCATTGCCGTCGCACCCGACGACGATAACGTCCCTGCCTTCGTCGACACCTTCTACAACCTCGTCACAGACATCTACGAGTGGGGATGGGGGCAGTCCTTCCACTTCTCGCACTCAGTTCCCGGCCGCTCCCACCGGGAAGCCACACGCATCCACGAGGAGCTCACCTCTGATATGAGAGATGGGGATCTCCTCTCTCAGATCCCCATCCGAGGTCGCTCGCTCCTCCTTCCCTTCACTATGACCGGCAAAAGGATAGCCGCCCCATTTCTCTTGCTGCTAATCGCATCCTGCTAATCTCTCTTGCTGCTAATCGCGCTCCGGGGTGAATCGCAGCACAAAGGGCTGCTCGGACTCTTTGTCCCTCCATCTCTGTCCTTTCTCCGTCCCCCATTGCGTCGCCCGGAGCTAGATCGAGATGGTGGTGAAGCTCTCGAAAGTGGAGAAGAAGGTCCGCTACAACAAGAAGCTGTGCTCGCTTCTGGACGAGTACGAGAAGGTCCTAATCGCCGCCGCTGACAATGTCGGGTCCAACCAGCTCCAGAGCATCCACAAGGGCCTCCGTGGCGACTCCGTCATCCTCATGGGCAAGAACACCCTCATCCGCCGCTGCATCCGCTTCCACACCGAGAAGACCGGCAACAAAGACTTCCTCAACCTCCTCCCCCTTCTCGTCGTACGCATTCTTCGCCATTTCCCATTTCCTCATCTTTAGTTCCTCCATGAATCGATCATTTAGCTATTTAGTAATTATCCTTGACTGATTCAGGGGAATGTGGGATTGATATTCACAAAGGGCGATCTTAAGGAAGTTAGCGAGGAGGTTGCCATGTACAAGGTGTTGAATATAATAAATGTGATTTTTTGATGTTGGTTATCACGATTATCATAGTTTTCTGTCGAGTGATCAATATTTTTGGTGTTTTCCATTTGCAAGTTTGTAGACAACTTTTTTGCTAGATTGTATAAACCTTTTCCACTCTGTAGTATCTTTAGTTCAGTACCCCATGCGTACATTTGAATTCCTTCACCAAAGGGGCCAGATATGAAACACTGAATCTATGCTGCTTGATCATCTATCTGTTAATGTGTTTTTAATGCTATTTTATGTTGGATATTACAATGATCAGAGTTTTGGGTCAAGTGATCAATATTTGTTGGTTGAGGTTTTCCATTTTGCAAGTTCTTAGATAACTTGTTTGCTATATTGTATAAACCTTTTCCACTCTGTAGTACTTCCTGCACCAAAGAGACCAGATATGaaacactaaaactaaatcaGCGATTAAAGGTGATTAATCATCTCTAGTTTAAGCCATTTTGTTCTCCAAAGAAAGTATCTTTCTTCTAGTGCTCTGTCAAGCAAATGAAACATTTAATAAGAGTGTTAATGCAAGCATTGATAATGAGAAGGCAGTCAAGCTTTATGAAGTTCCACTCGTCAAATTCTTGGAGCAGAAATAGCTTTGTCATTTGGGTGGTAAGTtccttaaatccaaaattttgtatGAACTTTTAATACACTAGGAAAAGCATACAAGCATCTCTAGCAACATAAGACTCCTTATCAAAGGTAACACCTAACTCTAGTTTATGGATGATAGGTGTAAATGCTCTTTGCCTAAATGATCTTATAGAGCCTAGGAATGTATCTTACTTGTTTCCTTTATTAATATCGTCACATCACATTATGCAGACTTGTTTCTTTCGTCAGTTTGGAAAGTCGGTCGTACGGGCTGACTACCTTACCCTTCGTCAGGGTTTTATCTTGGTATGCTGGAAGTTTAGAGACATTTTTATATTTGATATCTTGTTCATTAGTGATGTTGGCTTCATGAGTATAAAGGCCAGAGGTTAAACTCATGGAGTGTGATAATGCATGAGTATAGGATAAAACCTTTATTTGTTAGTTGTCTTTGGGCTTGCCATAGATTGCCATCTTAAATTAATACAAATGCATGCTTGCTTTACTTTGGGAATGTTTCCAGATAAAATCTTGTCTTTCTGACTCGCTTAATTTATTCTTCGTGGgggaaaaaagaaggaagaaggaatcaCTTTTAGTTAGGTTGTAATTGGGCTATGAAGCCAATCACTTACATCTTATGGTTACAGTTTCTCCTTTGAAGATAAAAACATTGCATTATAATCTTtatttctaagaaattttttagTAGTACTTTAAACAAGTCTTCAGTATTTATAGTGTGACTAGCATCATTTATTCTTCTAGCTGCTACCAGTGTAGCCACTTCATATGATTTGCTAACTTAATATCTAAAGTGCACTTTATTTTTTGAGCTCGGGGTATAGTCAGAACTACCAATCGGACGTGCAGAGAGTTTTTATTTATTGGCTGGCATAATGAAGGATCACTGCATCTGGAATTGAGTCTTTCTTGAGCACGTGGCAAAGTTATAATGTCTTGGCTTCTAAATGTAACTCTTGCTTTTCTGTTTTTCAGTTTATTAATTGCATTTTCTAGTCTCATTCGCCTGACATAGGACTGTATAACCTGTATGCTCGATGTTCAGGTTTTTCTAATTCTCTCCTTTCCATATATTTGGGATTATTTGGGATATTTTCTCTCGTTGAtggaattaatttattttacctaaaactattttttatgaTAACTGGATTCTCCTTGGTATTATTCATGATTACCAGATATATTTCGTAAACATCATACTAGGGTGTATATAGAGAAATCACTAGGGTATGTTCCAATTTAAGAAAGTTATCTATGCTGTCAAACAAATTTTTAGAGCATGGTTTAAGAAATCACAAGGTTACTAAATTGATAATCAAATCTTTATTGAATACAACTTGACAAACTAAGCACCATCAATGTCTATGCTCCATTATGTTCTAGCTTGATGGAGAGAAGTAGAATAAATAGTTATAGACTTCAATATTCATCCCAAATTGCCTATCTGTTATT from Zingiber officinale cultivar Zhangliang chromosome 4A, Zo_v1.1, whole genome shotgun sequence includes the following:
- the LOC121972372 gene encoding 60S acidic ribosomal protein P0-like; this translates as MVVKLSKVEKKVRYNKKLCSLLDEYEKVLIAAADNVGSNQLQSIHKGLRGDSVILMGKNTLIRRCIRFHTEKTGNKDFLNLLPLLVGNVGLIFTKGDLKEVSEEVAMYKYL